The genomic segment CCTGGTGTATTCCATCTACAGCTTCATGCAGTCCTATACCGATGGCGGGACCTTTGCCATTCATGCGGGGACGGGACCGGATCAGGTAAATGAGCTGATTCCCGTAGTGGCTGAGGAAATGCATCGGCTCAGCCAGGATGTGAGCGCAGAAGAGGTGAGCCGGGCCCGTACCCAGCTCAAGGCCGGCATGATGATGGCTTATGAAAGCACCACCAACCGTATGGAACAACTGGGCCGGCAGATGATGATTTTTGACCGCCCCATCCCGCGACAGGAAATTCTTGACAGCCTGGATCGAGTGGATGAGACAGCGGTCATGCGGTATATGGACCGGTTGCTGTCTTCGGGGCCGCTGACGCTTGGGGCGATCGGTCCGCTCAAGGGGCTGGAGGAGTACGACAAAATCGCCGCCCGATTTTAAAAATGTTTCTCCCCTCTTTTCTTCTTTTTATTGTCATTCCCGCGTTTATTGTCATTCCCGTTTTTATTGTCATTCCCGCGCAGGCGGGAATCCAGTCCTTTGTTAAAATGGCTCTTCCGGGCCAATTGGGGGGGTGTGTTATGGGGCTGGATTGCTGTCTGTGTGGCAATGACGGGAAGACCGCCTTACTCCGGAAACATGGGAATAAATCGCGGGGTGTTCTGCACCCGTTCGATCCAGGTTCGAATGGCTGGATAGGGGCCAAGGTCAAAATCACCCATTTCAGCCACATGGGTATAGGCAAATAGCGCGATATCGGCGATGGAATACTGTTCGCCCACGAGAAAGGTTCGATCCTTCAGATGGGCTTCCATCACTTGTAACGCCGCAGTGCCTTTTTCATGCAGGTCCGGTAGTTCCGCCCGGCGGGGGCTATCTTCCGGCAGGAGGGTGAGAATGAATTTTGCCACGGCGACATAGGGTTCGTGGCTGTAT from the Luteithermobacter gelatinilyticus genome contains:
- a CDS encoding glutathione S-transferase family protein; amino-acid sequence: MYILHDNPHSGNAYKVRLLLSQLGVPFRSISYDVTIGETRTPDFLSRINANGRIPVVEFPDGHCLAESNAILYYFAQETDYFPTDKWGQAQVMQWLFFEQYSHEPYVAVAKFILTLLPEDSPRRAELPDLHEKGTAALQVMEAHLKDRTFLVGEQYSIADIALFAYTHVAEMGDFDLGPYPAIRTWIERVQNTPRFIPMFPE